From Ailuropoda melanoleuca isolate Jingjing chromosome 17, ASM200744v2, whole genome shotgun sequence, the proteins below share one genomic window:
- the LLGL1 gene encoding lethal(2) giant larvae protein homolog 1 isoform X3, translating to MVGAEVAETVEHGFPNQPSALAFDPELRIMAIGTRSGAVKIYGAPGVEFTGLHRDTATVTQMHFLPGQGRLLSLLDDSSLHLWEIVHHNGCAHLEEALSFQPPSRPGFDGASGPLSLARVTVVLLVAAGDMAALGTEGGSVFFLDVPTLTLLEGQTLAPDEVLRSVPDDYRCGKALGPVESLQGHLRDPTKILIGYSRGLLVIWNRVAQCADRVFLGNQQLESLCWERSGSTLVSSHSDGSYAVWSADAGDSPMTQPTVATTPYGPFPCKAINKILWRNCESGDHFIIFSGGMPRASYGDRHCVSVLRAETLVTLDFTSRIIDFFTVHSTRPEDEFDEPQALAVLLEEELVVLDLQTPGWPAVPAPYLAPLHSSAITCSAHVANVPAKLWARIVSAGEQQSPQPASSASSWPITGGRNLAQEPSQRGLLLTGHEDGTVRFWDASGVALRPLYKLGTAGLFQTDCEHTDSLGQAAEDDWPPFRKVGCFDPYSDDPRLGVQKVALCKYTAQMVVAGTAGQVLVLELSDVPSEQAVSVASVDLLQDREGFTWKGHERLSPRTGPLPWPAGFQPRVLVQCLPPAAVTAVTLHAEWSLVAFGTSHGFGLFDYQRRSPVLARCTLHPNDSLAMEGPLSRVKSLKKSLRQSFRRIRKSRVSGKKRAANATSKLQEANAQLAEQACPHDVEMTPVQRRIEPRSADDSLSGVVRCLYFADTFLRDAAHHGPTMWAGTNSGSVFAYALEVPAAAAGGEKRPERAVEAVLGKEVQLMHRAPVVAIAVLDGRGRPLPEPYEASRDLAQAPDMQGGHAVLIASEEQFKVFTLPKVSAKTKFKLTAHEGCRVRKVALATFASVACEDYAETCLACLTNLGDVHVFSVPGLRPQVHYSCIRKEDISGIASCVFTRHGQGFYLISPSEFERFSLSARNITEPLCSLDISWPRDTTCARLQESPKLSQANGTPGIVLASRSRDGSPDPVRSKGADTPELPEAMLSPMSIDSATSADTTLDTTGDVTVEDVKDFLGSSEESERNLRNLAEDEARACAILIK from the exons ATGGTTGGAGCTGAAGTGGCCGAG aCTGTGGAGCATGGCTTCCCCAACCAGCCCAGCGCCCTGGCCTTCGACCCGGAGCTTCGCATCATGGCCATCGGCACGAGGTCTGGGGCCGTCAAGAT CTACGGTGCACCCGGTGTGGAGTTCACTGGCCTGCACCGAGACACAGCCACTGTCACCCAGATGCACTTCCTGCCCGGCCAG GGCCGCCTCCTGAGCCTGCTGGATGACAGCAGCCTGCACCTCTGGGAGATCGTCCATCACAACGGCTGTGCCCACTTGGAGGAGGCGCTCAGCTTCCAGCCACCGAGTCGGCCGGGCTTTGACGGGGCCAG TGGCCCGCTCAGCCTCGCCCGTGTCACGGTGGTCCTGCTGGTGGCGGCGGGTGACATGGCAGCCCTGGGCACCGAGGGAGGCAGCGTCTTCTTCCTGGATGTTCCCACCTTGACACTGCTCGAGGGGCAGACTCTTGCCCCGGACGAGGTTCTTCGAAG CGTGCCAGACGACTACCGGTGCGGGAAGGCGCTGGGCCCAGTGGAGTCACTCCAGGGACACTTGCGGGACCCCACCAAGATCCTCATCGGCTACAGCCGGGGCCTTCTGGTCATCTGGAACCGGGTGGCGCAGTGTGCAGACCGCGTCTTCCTGGGCAACCAG CAGCTGGAGAGCCTGTGCTGGGAGCGCAGCGGCAGCACGCTGGTCAGCTCCCATAGTGACGGCAGCTACGCTGTCTGGTCGGCGGACGCTGGCGACTCCCCGATGACCCAGCCCACAGTAGCCACCACGCCCTACG GCCCCTTCCCCTGCAAAGCCATTAACAAGATTCTGTGGCGAAACTGTGAATCTGG GGACCACTTCATCATCTTCAGTGGTGGCATGCCACGTGCCAGCTACGGTGACCGCCACTGTGTGAGTGTGCTCCGGGCTGAGACCCTGGTGACGTTGGACTTCACCTCCCGCATCATCGACTTCTTCACAGTGCACAGCACACGGCCTGAGGACG AGTTCGACgagccccaggccctggccgTGCTGCTCGAGGAGGAGCTGGTGGTGCTCGACCTGCAGACGCCCGGCTGGCCTGCCGTGCCCGCTCCGTACCTGGCCCCGCTGCACTCGTCTGCTATCACCTGCTCGGCACACGTCGCCAACGTCCCCGCCAAGCTGTGGGCCCGCATCGTGAGCGCTGGCGAGCAGCAGAGCCCACAGCCTGCCTCCAGTGCCTCG AGCTGGCCCATCACCGGGGGCCGGAACCTGGCCCAGGAGCCATCCCAGAGAGGGCTGCTGCTGACCGG CCATGAGGACGGCACAGTGCGGTTCTGGGACGCGTCCGGCGTGGCGCTGCGGCCGCTCTACAAGCTCGGCACAGCTGGCCTCTTCCAGACGGACTGCGAGCACACCGACAGCCTGGGCCAGGCCGCCGAGGATGACTGGCCGCCCTTTCGCAAG GTGGGCTGCTTTGACCCCTACAGTGACGACCCTCGGCTCGGTGTGCAGAAGGTGGCGCTGTGCAAGTACACGGCCCAGATGGTGGTGGCTGGCACAGCGGGCCAG GTGCTGGTGCTGGAGCTAAGCGACGTGCCCTCGGAGCAGGCGGTCAGCGTGGCCAGCGTGGACCTCCTCCAGGACCGAGAGGGTTTCACGTGGAAGGGCCACGAGCGGCTGAGTCCACGCACGGGGCCGTTGCCGTGGCCTGCGGGCTTCCAGCCCCGAGTGCTGGTTCAGTGCCTGCCACCAGCTGCTGTCACCGCTGTCACGCTCCACGCCGAGTGGAGCCTCGTGGCCTTTGGCACCAGTCATGGCTTTGGCCTCTTCGACTATCAGCGCAGGAGCCCGGTGCTGGCcag GTGCACGCTTCACCCCAACGACTCTCTGGCCATGGAGGGGCCGCTGTCCCGGGTCAAGTCCCTCAAGAAGTCCCTGCGCCAGTCCTTCCGGCGTATCCGCAAGAGCCGAGTGTCGGGCAAGAAGCGGGCCGCTAATGCCACCAGCAAg TTGCAGGAGGCCAACGCGCAGCTGGCTGAGCAGGCCTGTCCCCACGACGTGGAGATGACCCCAGTGCAGCGCCGCATCGAGCCCCGCTCCGCTGACGACTCCCTCTCCGGCGTCGTCCGCTGCCTTTACTTCGCCGACACGTTCCTTCGAGATG CGGCCCACCACGGACCCACCATGTGGGCGGGCACCAACTCGGGCTCTGTGTTTGCCTACGCGCTGGAAGTGCCAGCGGCCGCAGCGGGCGGTGAGAAGCGACCCGAGCGGGCGGTGGAGGCCGTGCTGGGCAAGGAGGTGCAGCTGATGCACCGCGCCCCCGTGGTGGCCATCGCCGTGCTGGATGGGCGCGGCCGCCCACTGCCCGAGCCCTACGAGGCCTCCCGGGACCTGGCACAGGCCCCTGACATGCAGGGCGGCCACGCCGTGCTCATCGCGTCCGAGGAGCAGTTCAAG GTGTTCACGCTACCCAAGGTGAGCGCAAAGACCAAGTTCAAGCTGACGGCCCACGAGGGCTGTCGCGTCCGCAAGGTGGCACTTGCCACATTTGCCAGCGTGGCCTGTGAGGACTATGCAGAGACCTGCCTGGCCTGCCTCACCAACCTGGGCGATGTGCACGTGTTCTCGGTGCCTGGCCTGCGGCCCCAGGTACACTACTCCTGTATCCGGAAGGAGGACATCAGCGGCATCGCATCCTGCGTCTTCACGCGCCACGGCCAGG GTTTTTATCTGATTTCTCCGTCGGAGTTTGAACGCTTTTCTCTGAGTGCCCGGAACATCACAGAGCCACTCTGCTCTCTAGACATCAGCTGGCCCCGAGACACCACCTGTGCCAG GCTCCAGGAGTCACCGAAGCTGAGCCAGGCTAACGGGACCCCGGGCATCGTCCTGGCCTCACGGAGCCGCGATGGAAGCCCGGATCCTGTCCGCAGCAAGGGAGCTG ACACCCCAGAGCTGCCTGAGGCCATGCTCTCACCCATGTCCATTGACTCGGCTACCAGTGCGGACACCACCCTGGACACGACAGGGGATGTCACGGTGGAGGATGTGAAGGATTTCCTGGG ctcttcCGAGGAGTCTGAGAGGAACCTGAGGAACCTGGCGGAAGATGAGGCTCGAGCCTGCGCCATCCTGATCAAATGA
- the LLGL1 gene encoding lethal(2) giant larvae protein homolog 1 isoform X1: MVGAEVAETVEHGFPNQPSALAFDPELRIMAIGTRSGAVKIYGAPGVEFTGLHRDTATVTQMHFLPGQGRLLSLLDDSSLHLWEIVHHNGCAHLEEALSFQPPSRPGFDGASGPLSLARVTVVLLVAAGDMAALGTEGGSVFFLDVPTLTLLEGQTLAPDEVLRSVPDDYRCGKALGPVESLQGHLRDPTKILIGYSRGLLVIWNRVAQCADRVFLGNQQLESLCWERSGSTLVSSHSDGSYAVWSADAGDSPMTQPTVATTPYGPFPCKAINKILWRNCESGDHFIIFSGGMPRASYGDRHCVSVLRAETLVTLDFTSRIIDFFTVHSTRPEDEFDEPQALAVLLEEELVVLDLQTPGWPAVPAPYLAPLHSSAITCSAHVANVPAKLWARIVSAGEQQSPQPASSASSWPITGGRNLAQEPSQRGLLLTGHEDGTVRFWDASGVALRPLYKLGTAGLFQTDCEHTDSLGQAAEDDWPPFRKVGCFDPYSDDPRLGVQKVALCKYTAQMVVAGTAGQVLVLELSDVPSEQAVSVASVDLLQDREGFTWKGHERLSPRTGPLPWPAGFQPRVLVQCLPPAAVTAVTLHAEWSLVAFGTSHGFGLFDYQRRSPVLARCTLHPNDSLAMEGPLSRVKSLKKSLRQSFRRIRKSRVSGKKRAANATSKLQEANAQLAEQACPHDVEMTPVQRRIEPRSADDSLSGVVRCLYFADTFLRDAAHHGPTMWAGTNSGSVFAYALEVPAAAAGGEKRPERAVEAVLGKEVQLMHRAPVVAIAVLDGRGRPLPEPYEASRDLAQAPDMQGGHAVLIASEEQFKVFTLPKVSAKTKFKLTAHEGCRVRKVALATFASVACEDYAETCLACLTNLGDVHVFSVPGLRPQVHYSCIRKEDISGIASCVFTRHGQGFYLISPSEFERFSLSARNITEPLCSLDISWPRDTTCASYRLQESPKLSQANGTPGIVLASRSRDGSPDPVRSKGADTPELPEAMLSPMSIDSATSADTTLDTTGDVTVEDVKDFLGSSEESERNLRNLAEDEARACAILIK; this comes from the exons ATGGTTGGAGCTGAAGTGGCCGAG aCTGTGGAGCATGGCTTCCCCAACCAGCCCAGCGCCCTGGCCTTCGACCCGGAGCTTCGCATCATGGCCATCGGCACGAGGTCTGGGGCCGTCAAGAT CTACGGTGCACCCGGTGTGGAGTTCACTGGCCTGCACCGAGACACAGCCACTGTCACCCAGATGCACTTCCTGCCCGGCCAG GGCCGCCTCCTGAGCCTGCTGGATGACAGCAGCCTGCACCTCTGGGAGATCGTCCATCACAACGGCTGTGCCCACTTGGAGGAGGCGCTCAGCTTCCAGCCACCGAGTCGGCCGGGCTTTGACGGGGCCAG TGGCCCGCTCAGCCTCGCCCGTGTCACGGTGGTCCTGCTGGTGGCGGCGGGTGACATGGCAGCCCTGGGCACCGAGGGAGGCAGCGTCTTCTTCCTGGATGTTCCCACCTTGACACTGCTCGAGGGGCAGACTCTTGCCCCGGACGAGGTTCTTCGAAG CGTGCCAGACGACTACCGGTGCGGGAAGGCGCTGGGCCCAGTGGAGTCACTCCAGGGACACTTGCGGGACCCCACCAAGATCCTCATCGGCTACAGCCGGGGCCTTCTGGTCATCTGGAACCGGGTGGCGCAGTGTGCAGACCGCGTCTTCCTGGGCAACCAG CAGCTGGAGAGCCTGTGCTGGGAGCGCAGCGGCAGCACGCTGGTCAGCTCCCATAGTGACGGCAGCTACGCTGTCTGGTCGGCGGACGCTGGCGACTCCCCGATGACCCAGCCCACAGTAGCCACCACGCCCTACG GCCCCTTCCCCTGCAAAGCCATTAACAAGATTCTGTGGCGAAACTGTGAATCTGG GGACCACTTCATCATCTTCAGTGGTGGCATGCCACGTGCCAGCTACGGTGACCGCCACTGTGTGAGTGTGCTCCGGGCTGAGACCCTGGTGACGTTGGACTTCACCTCCCGCATCATCGACTTCTTCACAGTGCACAGCACACGGCCTGAGGACG AGTTCGACgagccccaggccctggccgTGCTGCTCGAGGAGGAGCTGGTGGTGCTCGACCTGCAGACGCCCGGCTGGCCTGCCGTGCCCGCTCCGTACCTGGCCCCGCTGCACTCGTCTGCTATCACCTGCTCGGCACACGTCGCCAACGTCCCCGCCAAGCTGTGGGCCCGCATCGTGAGCGCTGGCGAGCAGCAGAGCCCACAGCCTGCCTCCAGTGCCTCG AGCTGGCCCATCACCGGGGGCCGGAACCTGGCCCAGGAGCCATCCCAGAGAGGGCTGCTGCTGACCGG CCATGAGGACGGCACAGTGCGGTTCTGGGACGCGTCCGGCGTGGCGCTGCGGCCGCTCTACAAGCTCGGCACAGCTGGCCTCTTCCAGACGGACTGCGAGCACACCGACAGCCTGGGCCAGGCCGCCGAGGATGACTGGCCGCCCTTTCGCAAG GTGGGCTGCTTTGACCCCTACAGTGACGACCCTCGGCTCGGTGTGCAGAAGGTGGCGCTGTGCAAGTACACGGCCCAGATGGTGGTGGCTGGCACAGCGGGCCAG GTGCTGGTGCTGGAGCTAAGCGACGTGCCCTCGGAGCAGGCGGTCAGCGTGGCCAGCGTGGACCTCCTCCAGGACCGAGAGGGTTTCACGTGGAAGGGCCACGAGCGGCTGAGTCCACGCACGGGGCCGTTGCCGTGGCCTGCGGGCTTCCAGCCCCGAGTGCTGGTTCAGTGCCTGCCACCAGCTGCTGTCACCGCTGTCACGCTCCACGCCGAGTGGAGCCTCGTGGCCTTTGGCACCAGTCATGGCTTTGGCCTCTTCGACTATCAGCGCAGGAGCCCGGTGCTGGCcag GTGCACGCTTCACCCCAACGACTCTCTGGCCATGGAGGGGCCGCTGTCCCGGGTCAAGTCCCTCAAGAAGTCCCTGCGCCAGTCCTTCCGGCGTATCCGCAAGAGCCGAGTGTCGGGCAAGAAGCGGGCCGCTAATGCCACCAGCAAg TTGCAGGAGGCCAACGCGCAGCTGGCTGAGCAGGCCTGTCCCCACGACGTGGAGATGACCCCAGTGCAGCGCCGCATCGAGCCCCGCTCCGCTGACGACTCCCTCTCCGGCGTCGTCCGCTGCCTTTACTTCGCCGACACGTTCCTTCGAGATG CGGCCCACCACGGACCCACCATGTGGGCGGGCACCAACTCGGGCTCTGTGTTTGCCTACGCGCTGGAAGTGCCAGCGGCCGCAGCGGGCGGTGAGAAGCGACCCGAGCGGGCGGTGGAGGCCGTGCTGGGCAAGGAGGTGCAGCTGATGCACCGCGCCCCCGTGGTGGCCATCGCCGTGCTGGATGGGCGCGGCCGCCCACTGCCCGAGCCCTACGAGGCCTCCCGGGACCTGGCACAGGCCCCTGACATGCAGGGCGGCCACGCCGTGCTCATCGCGTCCGAGGAGCAGTTCAAG GTGTTCACGCTACCCAAGGTGAGCGCAAAGACCAAGTTCAAGCTGACGGCCCACGAGGGCTGTCGCGTCCGCAAGGTGGCACTTGCCACATTTGCCAGCGTGGCCTGTGAGGACTATGCAGAGACCTGCCTGGCCTGCCTCACCAACCTGGGCGATGTGCACGTGTTCTCGGTGCCTGGCCTGCGGCCCCAGGTACACTACTCCTGTATCCGGAAGGAGGACATCAGCGGCATCGCATCCTGCGTCTTCACGCGCCACGGCCAGG GTTTTTATCTGATTTCTCCGTCGGAGTTTGAACGCTTTTCTCTGAGTGCCCGGAACATCACAGAGCCACTCTGCTCTCTAGACATCAGCTGGCCCCGAGACACCACCTGTGCCAG CTACAGGCTCCAGGAGTCACCGAAGCTGAGCCAGGCTAACGGGACCCCGGGCATCGTCCTGGCCTCACGGAGCCGCGATGGAAGCCCGGATCCTGTCCGCAGCAAGGGAGCTG ACACCCCAGAGCTGCCTGAGGCCATGCTCTCACCCATGTCCATTGACTCGGCTACCAGTGCGGACACCACCCTGGACACGACAGGGGATGTCACGGTGGAGGATGTGAAGGATTTCCTGGG ctcttcCGAGGAGTCTGAGAGGAACCTGAGGAACCTGGCGGAAGATGAGGCTCGAGCCTGCGCCATCCTGATCAAATGA
- the LLGL1 gene encoding lethal(2) giant larvae protein homolog 1 isoform X2 produces MVGAEVAETVEHGFPNQPSALAFDPELRIMAIGTRSGAVKIYGAPGVEFTGLHRDTATVTQMHFLPGQGRLLSLLDDSSLHLWEIVHHNGCAHLEEALSFQPPSRPGFDGASGPLSLARVTVVLLVAAGDMAALGTEGGSVFFLDVPTLTLLEGQTLAPDEVLRSVPDDYRCGKALGPVESLQGHLRDPTKILIGYSRGLLVIWNRVAQCADRVFLGNQLESLCWERSGSTLVSSHSDGSYAVWSADAGDSPMTQPTVATTPYGPFPCKAINKILWRNCESGDHFIIFSGGMPRASYGDRHCVSVLRAETLVTLDFTSRIIDFFTVHSTRPEDEFDEPQALAVLLEEELVVLDLQTPGWPAVPAPYLAPLHSSAITCSAHVANVPAKLWARIVSAGEQQSPQPASSASSWPITGGRNLAQEPSQRGLLLTGHEDGTVRFWDASGVALRPLYKLGTAGLFQTDCEHTDSLGQAAEDDWPPFRKVGCFDPYSDDPRLGVQKVALCKYTAQMVVAGTAGQVLVLELSDVPSEQAVSVASVDLLQDREGFTWKGHERLSPRTGPLPWPAGFQPRVLVQCLPPAAVTAVTLHAEWSLVAFGTSHGFGLFDYQRRSPVLARCTLHPNDSLAMEGPLSRVKSLKKSLRQSFRRIRKSRVSGKKRAANATSKLQEANAQLAEQACPHDVEMTPVQRRIEPRSADDSLSGVVRCLYFADTFLRDAAHHGPTMWAGTNSGSVFAYALEVPAAAAGGEKRPERAVEAVLGKEVQLMHRAPVVAIAVLDGRGRPLPEPYEASRDLAQAPDMQGGHAVLIASEEQFKVFTLPKVSAKTKFKLTAHEGCRVRKVALATFASVACEDYAETCLACLTNLGDVHVFSVPGLRPQVHYSCIRKEDISGIASCVFTRHGQGFYLISPSEFERFSLSARNITEPLCSLDISWPRDTTCASYRLQESPKLSQANGTPGIVLASRSRDGSPDPVRSKGADTPELPEAMLSPMSIDSATSADTTLDTTGDVTVEDVKDFLGSSEESERNLRNLAEDEARACAILIK; encoded by the exons ATGGTTGGAGCTGAAGTGGCCGAG aCTGTGGAGCATGGCTTCCCCAACCAGCCCAGCGCCCTGGCCTTCGACCCGGAGCTTCGCATCATGGCCATCGGCACGAGGTCTGGGGCCGTCAAGAT CTACGGTGCACCCGGTGTGGAGTTCACTGGCCTGCACCGAGACACAGCCACTGTCACCCAGATGCACTTCCTGCCCGGCCAG GGCCGCCTCCTGAGCCTGCTGGATGACAGCAGCCTGCACCTCTGGGAGATCGTCCATCACAACGGCTGTGCCCACTTGGAGGAGGCGCTCAGCTTCCAGCCACCGAGTCGGCCGGGCTTTGACGGGGCCAG TGGCCCGCTCAGCCTCGCCCGTGTCACGGTGGTCCTGCTGGTGGCGGCGGGTGACATGGCAGCCCTGGGCACCGAGGGAGGCAGCGTCTTCTTCCTGGATGTTCCCACCTTGACACTGCTCGAGGGGCAGACTCTTGCCCCGGACGAGGTTCTTCGAAG CGTGCCAGACGACTACCGGTGCGGGAAGGCGCTGGGCCCAGTGGAGTCACTCCAGGGACACTTGCGGGACCCCACCAAGATCCTCATCGGCTACAGCCGGGGCCTTCTGGTCATCTGGAACCGGGTGGCGCAGTGTGCAGACCGCGTCTTCCTGGGCAACCAG CTGGAGAGCCTGTGCTGGGAGCGCAGCGGCAGCACGCTGGTCAGCTCCCATAGTGACGGCAGCTACGCTGTCTGGTCGGCGGACGCTGGCGACTCCCCGATGACCCAGCCCACAGTAGCCACCACGCCCTACG GCCCCTTCCCCTGCAAAGCCATTAACAAGATTCTGTGGCGAAACTGTGAATCTGG GGACCACTTCATCATCTTCAGTGGTGGCATGCCACGTGCCAGCTACGGTGACCGCCACTGTGTGAGTGTGCTCCGGGCTGAGACCCTGGTGACGTTGGACTTCACCTCCCGCATCATCGACTTCTTCACAGTGCACAGCACACGGCCTGAGGACG AGTTCGACgagccccaggccctggccgTGCTGCTCGAGGAGGAGCTGGTGGTGCTCGACCTGCAGACGCCCGGCTGGCCTGCCGTGCCCGCTCCGTACCTGGCCCCGCTGCACTCGTCTGCTATCACCTGCTCGGCACACGTCGCCAACGTCCCCGCCAAGCTGTGGGCCCGCATCGTGAGCGCTGGCGAGCAGCAGAGCCCACAGCCTGCCTCCAGTGCCTCG AGCTGGCCCATCACCGGGGGCCGGAACCTGGCCCAGGAGCCATCCCAGAGAGGGCTGCTGCTGACCGG CCATGAGGACGGCACAGTGCGGTTCTGGGACGCGTCCGGCGTGGCGCTGCGGCCGCTCTACAAGCTCGGCACAGCTGGCCTCTTCCAGACGGACTGCGAGCACACCGACAGCCTGGGCCAGGCCGCCGAGGATGACTGGCCGCCCTTTCGCAAG GTGGGCTGCTTTGACCCCTACAGTGACGACCCTCGGCTCGGTGTGCAGAAGGTGGCGCTGTGCAAGTACACGGCCCAGATGGTGGTGGCTGGCACAGCGGGCCAG GTGCTGGTGCTGGAGCTAAGCGACGTGCCCTCGGAGCAGGCGGTCAGCGTGGCCAGCGTGGACCTCCTCCAGGACCGAGAGGGTTTCACGTGGAAGGGCCACGAGCGGCTGAGTCCACGCACGGGGCCGTTGCCGTGGCCTGCGGGCTTCCAGCCCCGAGTGCTGGTTCAGTGCCTGCCACCAGCTGCTGTCACCGCTGTCACGCTCCACGCCGAGTGGAGCCTCGTGGCCTTTGGCACCAGTCATGGCTTTGGCCTCTTCGACTATCAGCGCAGGAGCCCGGTGCTGGCcag GTGCACGCTTCACCCCAACGACTCTCTGGCCATGGAGGGGCCGCTGTCCCGGGTCAAGTCCCTCAAGAAGTCCCTGCGCCAGTCCTTCCGGCGTATCCGCAAGAGCCGAGTGTCGGGCAAGAAGCGGGCCGCTAATGCCACCAGCAAg TTGCAGGAGGCCAACGCGCAGCTGGCTGAGCAGGCCTGTCCCCACGACGTGGAGATGACCCCAGTGCAGCGCCGCATCGAGCCCCGCTCCGCTGACGACTCCCTCTCCGGCGTCGTCCGCTGCCTTTACTTCGCCGACACGTTCCTTCGAGATG CGGCCCACCACGGACCCACCATGTGGGCGGGCACCAACTCGGGCTCTGTGTTTGCCTACGCGCTGGAAGTGCCAGCGGCCGCAGCGGGCGGTGAGAAGCGACCCGAGCGGGCGGTGGAGGCCGTGCTGGGCAAGGAGGTGCAGCTGATGCACCGCGCCCCCGTGGTGGCCATCGCCGTGCTGGATGGGCGCGGCCGCCCACTGCCCGAGCCCTACGAGGCCTCCCGGGACCTGGCACAGGCCCCTGACATGCAGGGCGGCCACGCCGTGCTCATCGCGTCCGAGGAGCAGTTCAAG GTGTTCACGCTACCCAAGGTGAGCGCAAAGACCAAGTTCAAGCTGACGGCCCACGAGGGCTGTCGCGTCCGCAAGGTGGCACTTGCCACATTTGCCAGCGTGGCCTGTGAGGACTATGCAGAGACCTGCCTGGCCTGCCTCACCAACCTGGGCGATGTGCACGTGTTCTCGGTGCCTGGCCTGCGGCCCCAGGTACACTACTCCTGTATCCGGAAGGAGGACATCAGCGGCATCGCATCCTGCGTCTTCACGCGCCACGGCCAGG GTTTTTATCTGATTTCTCCGTCGGAGTTTGAACGCTTTTCTCTGAGTGCCCGGAACATCACAGAGCCACTCTGCTCTCTAGACATCAGCTGGCCCCGAGACACCACCTGTGCCAG CTACAGGCTCCAGGAGTCACCGAAGCTGAGCCAGGCTAACGGGACCCCGGGCATCGTCCTGGCCTCACGGAGCCGCGATGGAAGCCCGGATCCTGTCCGCAGCAAGGGAGCTG ACACCCCAGAGCTGCCTGAGGCCATGCTCTCACCCATGTCCATTGACTCGGCTACCAGTGCGGACACCACCCTGGACACGACAGGGGATGTCACGGTGGAGGATGTGAAGGATTTCCTGGG ctcttcCGAGGAGTCTGAGAGGAACCTGAGGAACCTGGCGGAAGATGAGGCTCGAGCCTGCGCCATCCTGATCAAATGA